From Flavipsychrobacter sp., a single genomic window includes:
- the rpsI gene encoding 30S ribosomal protein S9 — MEKQINAVGRRKQAVARVYLSKGTGNITVNDKEYKEYFQLMYLQNQVELPLKALEATDSFDIVINVTGGGPKGQAEAIKLGIARVLCEVNAENRPTLKHAGLLTRDPRSVERKKFGKRKARRSFQFSKR; from the coding sequence ATGGAGAAGCAAATAAATGCCGTAGGTCGCCGTAAACAAGCCGTTGCTCGTGTATACTTGAGCAAAGGTACTGGCAACATCACGGTTAACGACAAAGAATACAAGGAGTACTTCCAACTGATGTATTTGCAAAATCAGGTAGAACTTCCGCTTAAAGCTCTTGAAGCTACTGATAGCTTTGATATCGTTATCAATGTTACAGGTGGTGGCCCTAAAGGTCAGGCAGAAGCTATTAAGCTTGGTATTGCACGTGTACTTTGTGAAGTAAATGCAGAAAACCGCCCAACGTTGAAACATGCTGGGTTATTGACTCGTGACCCTCGTTCTGTAGAGCGTAAGAAATTCGGTAAGCGTAAGGCACGCCGTAGCTTCCAGTTCTCTAAACGTTAA
- the rpsB gene encoding 30S ribosomal protein S2 — translation MEDNKSLHQQLLEAGVHFGHLKKKWNPKMLPYIFTEKNGIHLIDLNKTIEGLEEAAAAMKSIAKSGKKIMFVATKKQAKEIVSESAEKVNMPHVTERWLGGMLTNFSTIRKSVKKMQSIEKMLEDGSLESVTKKERLTLTRNKDKMQKVLGGISQMGRTPAALFICDISHEHIALAEAKRLNIPTFAMVDTNSDPTKVDFAIPANDDATKSIAIITQYLTAAIMEGLEERAQNKDAEAEEAEEVETRERGVNINDDDDDVKKEKKRRPKQGAGRPKASGASKTAK, via the coding sequence ATGGAAGATAATAAAAGCCTACATCAGCAACTATTAGAAGCTGGTGTTCATTTCGGTCACTTAAAGAAAAAGTGGAATCCAAAGATGTTACCATACATCTTTACCGAGAAAAATGGTATCCACCTTATCGATTTGAACAAAACTATCGAAGGGTTGGAAGAAGCTGCTGCTGCAATGAAATCTATCGCTAAAAGCGGTAAGAAGATCATGTTCGTTGCTACTAAGAAGCAAGCTAAAGAGATCGTTTCTGAAAGCGCAGAGAAAGTAAACATGCCTCACGTTACTGAGCGTTGGTTAGGTGGTATGTTGACTAACTTCAGCACTATCCGTAAGAGCGTGAAGAAGATGCAGAGCATTGAAAAAATGCTTGAAGATGGTAGCCTAGAGAGCGTTACTAAGAAAGAGCGTCTTACACTTACACGTAATAAAGATAAAATGCAGAAAGTACTAGGTGGTATCTCTCAAATGGGACGTACTCCTGCTGCATTATTCATCTGCGATATCTCTCACGAGCATATTGCACTAGCAGAAGCTAAACGTTTGAACATTCCTACGTTTGCAATGGTAGATACTAATAGCGACCCTACAAAAGTAGATTTCGCTATCCCTGCAAACGATGATGCTACTAAGTCTATTGCTATCATTACGCAATACCTTACAGCAGCTATCATGGAAGGTTTAGAAGAGCGTGCTCAAAATAAAGATGCTGAAGCTGAAGAAGCTGAAGAAGTAGAAACAAGAGAGCGTGGCGTGAACATCAACGATGATGATGATGATGTGAAGAAAGAGAAAAAACGCCGTCCGAAGCAAGGCGCGGGACGCCCTAAGGCAAGCGGAGCTTCTAAAACAGCTAAGTAA
- the tsf gene encoding translation elongation factor Ts — protein MSVTISAADVNKLRKQTGAGMMDCRKALIETDGDFEKAIDFLRKSGQKVAAKRSDREANEGVVIAKANADNTFGVIINLSSETDFVAKNEEFIAFAQSVADLAIDTKAATIDELKAAKMGDITLADKLLEVVGKIGEKIDIVRYEHVTSESVAAYIHAGYRIGVLVAMNQAANDDIIGAGKDAAMQIAAMNPLGVDENSIPQETIERERAIAVDQIKAEGKPADMAEKIAVGKLNKFFKENTLLPQPFVKDNSITVGKHLDAVSSGLTVTSFVRVAVAG, from the coding sequence ATGAGTGTTACTATATCTGCAGCAGATGTAAATAAGCTTCGTAAGCAAACAGGTGCTGGAATGATGGACTGTCGTAAGGCATTAATCGAAACTGATGGCGATTTTGAAAAAGCTATCGATTTTCTTCGTAAAAGCGGACAGAAAGTAGCTGCAAAACGTAGCGATAGAGAAGCGAACGAAGGTGTTGTGATCGCTAAAGCTAATGCTGACAATACTTTTGGTGTTATCATCAACCTTAGCTCTGAGACTGACTTCGTAGCTAAAAATGAAGAGTTTATTGCTTTTGCTCAATCAGTAGCAGACCTTGCTATTGATACTAAAGCAGCTACTATTGATGAGCTTAAAGCAGCTAAAATGGGTGATATTACTCTAGCGGACAAGCTTCTTGAGGTAGTAGGTAAAATAGGTGAGAAAATAGATATCGTAAGATATGAGCATGTAACTAGCGAGTCTGTTGCTGCATATATCCACGCAGGATACCGTATCGGTGTATTAGTAGCTATGAACCAAGCTGCTAACGACGATATCATTGGTGCAGGTAAAGACGCTGCTATGCAAATAGCTGCAATGAACCCACTAGGTGTTGACGAAAACAGCATACCTCAAGAAACTATTGAGCGCGAGCGTGCAATAGCTGTTGACCAGATCAAAGCAGAAGGTAAACCTGCTGATATGGCAGAGAAGATCGCTGTTGGTAAGTTGAACAAGTTCTTCAAAGAGAACACACTTCTTCCTCAACCTTTCGTAAAAGATAATAGCATTACAGTAGGTAAGCATCTTGATGCTGTATCTTCTGGCCTTACAGTTACTAGCTTCGTACGCGTAGCAGTAGCAGGATAA
- a CDS encoding OmpA family protein, whose amino-acid sequence MKKISLLLCLVALLSFGASAQRYIGISTSNWSGTNSLYLNPANAADSRHKFTIDLFSLNVGLDNNLAKINTSEAIKYINDPNNNDISKAYTFGNNDKFSLMAPYAEIRGPGAMVSIGRKHGLALTTRVRAFNQFHDFNKNLYRTIVDQDFRNSASSNYVVNSGNSFNYTTHAWTEIGLTYGGVLYDGGKHFVKGGLTVRYLMGAGYVSLTSANINAVSYGAQDSVVVTNSNMKFGTTIANGEFGTNVNDYLFGSAGKGVGGDFGFVYEWRPNHAKYRYDMDGDTNIVNDAVNKYKLRFSVAVTDFGVITYEGKNNFDLNITGNGYIKGATLADSIGSYNSLRNYAKSHGFGVDSSTGQRSTNVVLPTALVTNVDYHAVKNLYINAMFIANVANRNVHGNTIYSQLTVTPRWDTRVFSVGVPITYNFLAKNVRAGLGARVGGFFVGSDDIAGLFSNSTNGFNFYFGASIPFNKKKPKDTDGDLVSNKKDKCKKEKGTWELRGCPIPDQDGDGILDSVDKCPQVPGVASADGCPDADGDGIADGEDRCPEKAGPEEYQGCPDTDSDGIVDIEDACPTVPGLAQYGGCPDSDGDGIIDGEDRCPEVAGPASNQGCPEITVEEKKTLEFAATAIEFDLGKASIRKGSHELLDKIVEILNNHPEYDMTIDGHTDASGSDAVNLKLSKERANAVKAYFESKGIASSRLKAEGYGESQPVADNKTRAGRAKNRRVVMDMKLR is encoded by the coding sequence ATGAAAAAAATATCTTTACTCCTTTGTCTTGTAGCCTTGCTGTCTTTTGGTGCATCAGCACAGCGCTACATTGGTATTTCCACAAGTAACTGGAGCGGTACCAATAGCTTGTACCTTAACCCTGCCAATGCAGCAGATAGTAGGCACAAGTTCACGATCGATCTATTTTCTCTTAATGTAGGTCTGGATAATAACCTAGCTAAGATCAATACTTCCGAGGCTATAAAGTATATCAACGACCCGAATAATAATGATATATCAAAGGCATATACTTTTGGTAATAATGATAAGTTCAGCCTTATGGCTCCTTATGCCGAGATACGTGGCCCTGGTGCTATGGTAAGCATAGGTAGAAAACACGGACTTGCGTTAACCACTCGTGTGCGTGCCTTCAATCAGTTTCACGACTTCAACAAAAACCTATATCGTACTATAGTAGACCAAGACTTTAGAAACTCTGCTAGTAGTAATTATGTAGTTAACTCAGGTAATTCTTTTAACTACACTACTCATGCGTGGACTGAAATAGGTCTTACCTATGGTGGTGTGCTATATGACGGTGGTAAGCACTTTGTAAAGGGTGGTCTTACAGTACGCTACCTTATGGGTGCGGGCTATGTAAGTCTTACCAGTGCTAATATCAATGCCGTTTCTTATGGTGCTCAAGACTCTGTTGTGGTTACTAATAGTAATATGAAATTTGGTACTACTATAGCTAACGGAGAGTTTGGTACTAATGTAAACGATTATCTATTTGGCTCAGCTGGTAAGGGCGTAGGTGGCGACTTTGGTTTTGTATATGAGTGGAGACCAAATCATGCTAAGTATAGATACGATATGGACGGCGATACCAACATTGTTAACGATGCCGTTAATAAATACAAATTACGTTTCTCGGTAGCAGTTACTGACTTTGGTGTTATCACCTACGAGGGTAAGAACAACTTTGACTTGAACATCACAGGTAATGGATATATAAAAGGTGCTACGCTTGCTGATAGCATCGGTAGCTACAATAGCTTGAGAAACTATGCTAAGAGCCACGGCTTTGGAGTAGATAGCAGCACTGGTCAAAGATCTACAAACGTTGTATTGCCAACTGCATTAGTAACCAATGTAGACTACCACGCAGTAAAGAACCTATACATTAATGCTATGTTCATTGCCAATGTAGCAAACCGTAATGTACATGGTAATACGATCTATAGTCAATTAACTGTTACTCCTCGTTGGGACACTCGTGTGTTCAGTGTAGGTGTACCGATTACTTACAATTTCTTAGCTAAGAATGTAAGAGCTGGTCTTGGAGCACGTGTAGGAGGTTTCTTTGTAGGTAGTGATGATATTGCCGGCTTGTTCAGCAATAGCACAAACGGTTTTAACTTCTACTTCGGAGCTTCTATTCCTTTCAACAAAAAGAAACCAAAAGATACTGACGGAGACCTAGTATCGAACAAGAAAGATAAGTGTAAGAAAGAAAAAGGTACTTGGGAGCTAAGAGGTTGCCCTATACCAGACCAAGATGGTGATGGCATATTAGACTCTGTTGACAAATGTCCTCAAGTTCCAGGTGTTGCTTCTGCTGATGGTTGCCCTGATGCTGATGGTGATGGTATTGCTGATGGCGAAGATCGTTGCCCTGAAAAAGCAGGACCAGAAGAATATCAAGGTTGCCCTGATACAGACAGCGATGGTATAGTGGATATTGAAGATGCTTGTCCTACAGTACCAGGTTTAGCGCAATATGGCGGATGCCCTGATAGCGATGGTGATGGTATTATAGATGGTGAAGATAGATGTCCGGAAGTTGCAGGACCTGCTTCAAACCAAGGGTGCCCAGAGATAACTGTTGAAGAGAAGAAAACTTTAGAGTTTGCAGCAACTGCTATCGAGTTTGACCTAGGCAAAGCTTCTATCAGAAAAGGTTCTCATGAACTACTTGATAAGATAGTTGAGATATTGAACAACCATCCTGAATATGACATGACCATTGATGGCCATACTGATGCTTCGGGTAGTGATGCTGTTAACTTAAAGCTATCTAAAGAAAGAGCTAATGCTGTGAAAGCTTACTTTGAATCTAAAGGTATCGCTTCTAGCAGACTAAAAGCTGAAGGTT